A region of Chloroflexota bacterium DNA encodes the following proteins:
- a CDS encoding anion transporter, with amino-acid sequence MVAAAIIIALTYIGIAFARIPKVNIDRPSAAFIGAVLMVLAGVLSFNEAIAAIDFNTIALLLGMMVVISALNRAGFFALLAVKSLVVAQTPKRLLLVVVVATAVCSAFLINDVVVLLFTPVVIRACRMMRVNPIPYLIAEAMASNVGSTATIIGNPQNMLIGINSGISFTRFFLYLSPVALLSTGALIAVIYLFYRKEFERPVNYADDPRVEGLGYDLKVIKRVTPVLAVTVILFFLSSSFDLSLPVIALGSAAVALVAGQMSPSEVIKGVDWLLLVFFVGLFVVIGGANHAGIFDSFLDRISITPDMTGVASLSAFSVTASQLTSNVPLTMLVMPVIQNVPGHLLWVALAAGATLGGNLTIIGSVANIIVAEGASKEGIRLNFVEFLKVGAVVTAITVGISLSLVAAEYHLGFLK; translated from the coding sequence ATGGTAGCTGCCGCGATAATCATCGCCCTGACCTACATCGGCATAGCCTTTGCCAGGATCCCCAAGGTCAACATCGACCGCCCCTCAGCAGCCTTTATCGGAGCCGTACTGATGGTGCTGGCGGGGGTGCTGTCTTTCAACGAAGCTATTGCAGCCATCGACTTCAACACCATTGCCCTGCTCCTGGGCATGATGGTGGTCATCAGCGCCTTGAACAGGGCAGGCTTCTTCGCCTTACTGGCCGTCAAATCCTTAGTCGTGGCACAAACGCCCAAGAGGCTGCTCCTGGTGGTAGTCGTGGCCACGGCGGTTTGCAGTGCTTTTCTGATAAATGACGTGGTCGTCCTGCTGTTCACGCCAGTGGTGATCAGGGCCTGCCGCATGATGCGGGTCAACCCCATCCCCTACCTCATAGCAGAAGCCATGGCTTCCAACGTGGGCAGCACGGCTACCATCATCGGCAACCCACAGAACATGCTCATCGGAATCAATTCCGGCATCTCCTTCACCCGTTTCTTCCTCTATCTCTCTCCCGTGGCGTTACTCTCCACTGGCGCCTTGATAGCTGTCATATATCTTTTCTACCGCAAGGAATTTGAGAGGCCTGTCAATTATGCCGATGATCCGAGGGTAGAAGGCCTCGGCTATGACCTCAAGGTCATAAAGCGGGTCACCCCAGTATTGGCAGTGACGGTCATCCTCTTCTTCCTCAGCTCCTCCTTCGATCTGTCTCTACCTGTGATAGCTCTGGGCAGTGCGGCAGTAGCGCTGGTGGCAGGGCAGATGAGTCCATCGGAGGTAATAAAGGGTGTGGACTGGCTGTTGCTGGTCTTCTTTGTTGGTCTGTTTGTTGTCATTGGCGGGGCTAACCATGCTGGAATCTTCGATTCGTTTCTGGACAGGATCTCTATCACTCCCGACATGACCGGCGTGGCCTCCCTTTCGGCCTTCAGCGTCACTGCCTCACAGTTGACCAGCAATGTACCGCTGACCATGCTGGTGATGCCTGTAATACAAAACGTGCCGGGGCACCTGCTCTGGGTGGCCCTGGCCGCCGGTGCCACATTAGGCGGAAACCTGACCATCATCGGGTCAGTAGCCAACATCATAGTTGCTGAGGGAGCCTCCAAGGAAGGTATTCGCCTCAACTTCGTGGAGTTTTTGAAGGTTGGGGCGGTGGTGACCGCTATCACCGTGGGCATTTCGCTTTCCCTGGTAGCCGCTGAGTATCATCTGGGATTTCTGAAGTAG
- the purF gene encoding amidophosphoribosyltransferase translates to MVGHVRADWHESCGIFGVFAPNQDVARLTFFALFALQHRGQESSGIATADGSNIWLHTGMGLVSHVFDEGSLSRLTGSIAIGHNRYSTTGSSQLANAQPLMVEGPAGKMALAHNGNIVNAEPLRQELSDQGCRFHTSTDSEVIANLIATSPGRTWADRISHAMHRLQGAYSLVILTNDSLIGVRDPLGVRPLCLGELNGCWALASESCALDHIGINFLREVQPGEIVVINSGDFKSCRGVMPERSALCVFEYIYFARPDSTIGGRLLFWAREAMGRRLAREYPVSADLVIGVPDSATVAAVSYARESDIPFTEGLLKNRYVGRTFIEPDQRIRQLGVGLKFNPLRQILDGKRLVVVDDSIVRGTTTPHVIRLLRKAGAKEIHMRVCAPPIRFPCFFGVDMARRWELLAARKSVPQIREFIGADSLGYLSLEGLVEAVGLPEESLCLACLTGNYPIPIQLEMDKLALETLAAEGVGESRVVGSAQLPSWPE, encoded by the coding sequence GTGGTAGGACATGTAAGGGCGGACTGGCACGAATCCTGCGGCATCTTCGGCGTCTTCGCTCCCAACCAGGATGTGGCCAGGCTTACCTTTTTCGCCCTGTTTGCCCTTCAGCACCGGGGGCAGGAAAGCAGCGGTATTGCTACCGCTGATGGCAGCAACATCTGGCTGCATACCGGCATGGGACTGGTATCCCATGTTTTCGATGAAGGATCCTTGAGTCGGCTAACAGGAAGCATTGCCATCGGCCATAACCGTTATTCCACCACGGGGTCAAGTCAGCTTGCTAATGCTCAACCTCTAATGGTAGAAGGTCCTGCCGGCAAAATGGCTTTGGCCCACAACGGAAACATCGTCAATGCTGAGCCACTGCGTCAAGAGTTGAGCGATCAGGGGTGCCGCTTCCACACCTCGACGGACTCTGAGGTCATAGCTAACCTTATCGCTACTTCACCAGGGCGAACTTGGGCAGACAGGATCAGCCATGCCATGCATCGGCTCCAAGGGGCCTACTCCCTGGTAATCCTCACCAACGATTCTTTGATAGGCGTTCGTGACCCTCTAGGCGTACGCCCCCTTTGCCTGGGAGAGCTCAACGGCTGCTGGGCCTTGGCTTCCGAAAGTTGTGCCCTTGACCACATTGGGATCAACTTTCTCCGCGAGGTGCAGCCGGGAGAGATAGTGGTCATCAATTCCGGTGATTTCAAGAGCTGCCGTGGAGTGATGCCAGAGAGAAGCGCTCTGTGCGTTTTTGAGTATATTTACTTCGCCCGCCCAGACAGTACCATCGGCGGCCGGCTACTTTTCTGGGCCCGGGAAGCGATGGGCAGAAGGCTAGCTCGGGAGTACCCCGTGTCTGCCGACTTAGTGATTGGTGTCCCCGACTCGGCAACTGTAGCCGCAGTCAGCTATGCCAGGGAGTCGGATATACCTTTCACGGAGGGCTTGCTCAAGAACCGTTATGTCGGCCGCACTTTCATTGAACCTGACCAAAGAATCAGACAGCTAGGTGTCGGACTGAAATTCAACCCTTTGCGGCAGATATTGGATGGGAAGCGTCTGGTAGTGGTAGACGATAGCATTGTGCGCGGAACCACTACCCCCCACGTAATCCGCCTGCTGAGAAAGGCAGGAGCGAAGGAAATCCACATGCGTGTTTGCGCTCCACCTATTCGCTTCCCCTGCTTCTTCGGGGTGGATATGGCGAGGCGGTGGGAGCTCCTGGCTGCCCGCAAGAGCGTCCCCCAGATACGAGAGTTCATCGGAGCTGATTCTTTGGGCTATCTTAGCTTGGAGGGGTTGGTCGAGGCAGTGGGTTTGCCTGAGGAGAGCCTCTGCCTGGCTTGCCTCACCGGAAACTATCCCATCCCGATCCAGCTAGAGATGGACAAGTTGGCACTGGAGACCTTGGCCGCAGAGGGAGTGGGAGAGTCCCGGGTGGTGGGCAGTGCCCAGTTGCCATCCTGGCCTGAGTGA
- a CDS encoding phosphoribosylformylglycinamidine cyclo-ligase, producing MDKAERTYVGAGVDIGAADRAKELIKKHARSTLRPGVLSDIGFFGGLFELKGYREPVLVSSTDGVGTKLKISAALGKHNTVGIDLVNHCVDDILTCGAEPLFFLDYIAMGKLIPETVGSIVEGISIACKAANCALIGGETAEMPGLYAGNDYDLVGFIVGAVEKTERIDGKTIEAGDAILGLPSSGLHTNGYSLVRQIFGVELSALKAFYPELGRTLGEELLEPHRCYYPHLKPALRLVKGLAHITGGGLPGNVPRVLPPGVAARFNKDSWPVPPIFSLIQRHGNVPSSEMYRVFNMGVGMVVLCSPRDIGEFRKLLPEARLIGEVVKQKSEDRVIIA from the coding sequence GTGGATAAGGCAGAACGTACCTACGTTGGCGCTGGAGTGGACATCGGCGCAGCAGACAGGGCCAAGGAGCTCATCAAGAAACACGCTCGGTCTACTTTGCGTCCCGGGGTGCTCAGCGACATTGGCTTCTTTGGGGGACTGTTCGAGCTCAAGGGTTACCGTGAGCCTGTCCTTGTTTCTAGCACCGATGGGGTAGGGACGAAGCTGAAAATCTCTGCCGCACTGGGGAAGCATAATACGGTGGGCATTGATCTGGTGAACCACTGTGTTGACGACATTCTTACCTGCGGGGCTGAGCCCCTTTTCTTCTTGGACTATATTGCCATGGGCAAGCTCATTCCAGAGACAGTGGGGAGTATCGTCGAAGGAATATCTATTGCCTGCAAAGCGGCAAACTGTGCGCTTATTGGCGGTGAGACAGCAGAGATGCCAGGTCTCTATGCGGGGAACGACTATGACCTGGTAGGATTTATTGTAGGCGCGGTGGAGAAAACGGAACGGATTGATGGAAAGACAATAGAAGCTGGAGATGCTATCCTGGGACTACCCTCCAGTGGCTTACACACCAACGGCTATTCCCTGGTGCGGCAGATCTTCGGGGTTGAGCTTTCGGCCCTCAAGGCTTTCTATCCCGAACTTGGGAGAACCTTGGGAGAGGAGCTGCTTGAGCCCCACCGCTGCTACTATCCCCATCTCAAGCCGGCGCTGAGATTAGTCAAGGGACTGGCCCATATTACTGGGGGAGGGCTGCCGGGCAATGTGCCTCGCGTGTTGCCGCCTGGTGTGGCAGCGCGGTTCAACAAGGATTCTTGGCCTGTTCCCCCAATTTTCTCACTCATCCAACGGCATGGTAATGTTCCGTCTTCAGAGATGTATCGGGTTTTCAACATGGGCGTTGGTATGGTAGTATTGTGCTCACCACGGGATATTGGCGAATTCCGCAAGCTGCTGCCCGAGGCAAGGCTGATAGGCGAGGTGGTGAAACAGAAAAGTGAAGACAGGGTGATCATAGCCTGA
- the purH gene encoding bifunctional phosphoribosylaminoimidazolecarboxamide formyltransferase/IMP cyclohydrolase, producing the protein MRAILSVSDKKGLVGFAQRLTELGVEIFSTGGTKKTLEEARIPVRTVSDITGFPEILDGRVKTLHPAVHGGILARRNIAQHMAQLAEKGIHTIDLVVVNLYPFAQTVAKEGVSLEDALENIDIGGPTMIRAAAKNFPDVIVVVDPADYAFVLDQLRQGKVVIETRRKLAQKAFQHVACYDTAIAQYLRGEEESFPEQMTIALRKRSDLSYGENPHQKAAFYTEERPGRSRPSLASATQLGGKELSYNNILDLDAALNAVIDFPRPTIAIIKHNNPCGLSSHEDLAEAYRRALSGDPVAAFGGVVSSNMIIDLAAAREIDKTHFDAIIAPRYEEDALALLKRKKDLRIIALGIDSLSALGEPALDVRRVRGGLLVQTPDLFTEKDWNPRTVTKREPTPKERQDLFFAWRVAKLIKSNAITITKDDVLLGMGAGQPSRVVSVELALKKAGERAKGAVVGSDAFFPFADGVELAAKGGITAIIQPGGSVRDGEAIQVADRYNMAMVFTGVRHFRH; encoded by the coding sequence ATGCGAGCTATTCTAAGCGTTTCCGATAAGAAAGGATTGGTTGGCTTTGCTCAGAGACTGACGGAGTTAGGTGTAGAGATCTTCAGCACCGGGGGCACCAAGAAGACGCTGGAAGAAGCGAGAATACCGGTTCGCACCGTTTCTGACATAACCGGCTTTCCTGAAATCCTCGATGGCCGTGTGAAAACGCTGCATCCGGCAGTGCATGGCGGGATATTGGCGAGACGGAACATCGCCCAGCACATGGCTCAGCTTGCTGAAAAGGGCATACACACCATCGACCTCGTGGTGGTCAACCTCTATCCCTTTGCGCAGACCGTTGCTAAGGAAGGCGTTAGCCTCGAGGATGCGCTGGAGAATATCGACATCGGCGGGCCTACAATGATTCGAGCCGCTGCTAAGAACTTCCCTGATGTCATCGTCGTGGTCGATCCGGCTGACTACGCCTTCGTTCTTGACCAGCTACGGCAAGGCAAGGTAGTAATAGAAACAAGGCGGAAGCTGGCGCAAAAGGCCTTCCAGCACGTGGCCTGTTATGACACTGCCATCGCTCAATACTTGAGAGGTGAGGAAGAGAGCTTCCCCGAGCAGATGACCATTGCCTTGAGGAAACGGTCTGATCTAAGCTACGGAGAGAATCCGCACCAGAAGGCTGCTTTCTACACTGAGGAAAGGCCGGGGAGGTCAAGACCCAGCTTAGCATCCGCAACTCAGCTTGGAGGTAAGGAGCTTTCCTACAACAATATCCTGGATTTGGACGCCGCTCTGAATGCCGTCATCGATTTCCCGCGACCCACTATTGCCATCATCAAGCATAACAATCCATGCGGGTTATCTAGCCACGAAGACCTGGCGGAAGCCTATCGGCGAGCGCTCAGCGGAGACCCCGTGGCCGCCTTCGGAGGAGTGGTGTCGTCCAACATGATCATTGATCTGGCTGCTGCTCGAGAGATCGATAAGACCCACTTTGACGCCATCATCGCCCCCCGGTATGAGGAAGATGCCCTGGCTCTACTGAAGCGCAAGAAAGACTTGAGGATCATCGCTCTGGGGATTGATAGTCTGTCAGCACTGGGTGAGCCTGCTCTCGATGTCCGCCGCGTCAGGGGCGGTCTTCTGGTGCAGACTCCAGACCTTTTCACGGAGAAAGACTGGAATCCGCGGACAGTAACCAAGCGAGAGCCGACACCGAAAGAGAGGCAAGACCTTTTCTTTGCCTGGCGAGTGGCAAAACTGATTAAATCCAATGCCATCACTATTACCAAGGACGACGTCCTCTTGGGTATGGGGGCAGGGCAACCTAGCCGGGTAGTCAGTGTGGAGCTGGCGCTGAAAAAGGCCGGCGAGCGTGCCAAGGGTGCTGTTGTTGGCTCCGATGCTTTCTTCCCCTTTGCCGATGGAGTGGAGCTGGCAGCCAAAGGTGGTATTACCGCCATAATTCAGCCTGGTGGCTCAGTTAGGGACGGAGAGGCTATCCAGGTGGCCGACAGGTACAATATGGCCATGGTCTTCACAGGTGTGAGGCATTTCAGGCACTAG
- a CDS encoding FAD-dependent oxidoreductase, with protein sequence MKLFETGKIGKMVTKNRIVMAPMGTARIADLDGGFSRRMVDYYVARARGGAGLIITGCSLVNATLEPGLGLLSATRVDGLGHLGRLSELCDAVHHHGAKIAVQLSPGIGRVNFAEVQPISASAVPYFWDPSVTTRELTMEEIKMLVTAFATAAGIAKAAGADAIEVHGYGGYLLDQFQTALWNKRTDEYGGDLDGRLRFSMEIIGAARAAVGKDFPIIYKFTPAHYIEGGRDIEEGLEIARRLEKAGVDALHTDMGCYEIWYRVMPSMYELPATQAHLSEAVKKVVRIPVIAHGKLGYPEVAERVLQNGQADFVALGRPFLADPEWPRKVKEGRLEDIKPCIGDLDGCLGRTNALKYVSCTVNPATGMEREYAITRSERPRSILVIGGGPGGMEAARVAALRGHEVTLWEKDARLGGKMIPASVPDFKQDIRRLIDYLSTQVKKVGVKIELMKEAKPELVQQLNPEVVIVATGATPLIPGIPGIRGGNVFTAVDLLLGKKEAGERVVVAGGGIVGCETAAYLARQGKKVTVVEMMAQLVPEEMNPISRMGLMNLVNESKVEVLTNALVQEVTKENVTVSLGDSKRELRADSVVLALGFKPESRLRDELEGKVPVLFAIGDCVEPRRMLSAIWEGFHVSRLI encoded by the coding sequence ATGAAGTTATTTGAGACAGGCAAAATAGGGAAGATGGTGACCAAGAACAGGATAGTAATGGCCCCGATGGGCACGGCAAGGATTGCAGATTTAGATGGGGGGTTTTCGCGAAGGATGGTAGACTACTACGTTGCGCGAGCCAGGGGAGGTGCTGGGCTGATTATCACTGGGTGTTCTCTTGTCAATGCAACCCTAGAACCTGGTCTTGGGCTACTGTCAGCAACCCGGGTTGATGGCCTCGGACACTTAGGGCGACTCAGTGAGCTTTGCGATGCGGTGCATCATCACGGAGCGAAGATTGCAGTTCAGCTGTCACCGGGGATCGGGAGGGTAAATTTTGCAGAGGTTCAACCTATCTCTGCCTCGGCAGTGCCCTATTTTTGGGATCCCAGCGTAACAACCCGTGAGCTGACTATGGAAGAGATTAAGATGCTGGTAACAGCCTTTGCGACCGCCGCAGGGATTGCTAAAGCTGCTGGGGCCGACGCCATAGAGGTTCACGGCTATGGTGGCTACCTCCTTGATCAATTCCAGACTGCACTTTGGAATAAGCGCACCGATGAATATGGGGGCGATCTGGACGGTAGACTCAGGTTCTCTATGGAAATAATTGGTGCTGCCAGAGCGGCAGTTGGGAAGGATTTCCCCATCATTTATAAGTTTACGCCTGCTCATTACATAGAGGGCGGTCGCGACATCGAAGAAGGATTAGAGATTGCCAGGCGTTTGGAGAAGGCTGGTGTTGATGCTCTGCATACAGATATGGGCTGCTACGAGATATGGTACCGGGTTATGCCCTCGATGTACGAACTGCCGGCCACTCAGGCTCACCTTTCAGAAGCAGTAAAGAAGGTGGTCAGAATTCCGGTTATTGCCCATGGCAAGCTCGGATATCCAGAGGTGGCAGAGAGAGTACTCCAGAATGGGCAAGCAGATTTCGTTGCCCTGGGTAGACCGTTTCTCGCCGATCCAGAATGGCCAAGGAAGGTGAAAGAGGGAAGGCTGGAGGACATAAAACCATGCATTGGAGACCTTGACGGATGTCTTGGCAGGACAAATGCGCTGAAGTACGTTAGCTGCACAGTAAACCCAGCCACCGGAATGGAAAGGGAATATGCGATAACACGGTCAGAGAGGCCCAGATCGATACTGGTGATTGGCGGTGGACCTGGGGGAATGGAAGCAGCCAGGGTAGCAGCATTAAGAGGGCATGAAGTGACTCTCTGGGAGAAGGATGCTAGATTGGGTGGCAAGATGATACCCGCCTCTGTTCCTGATTTCAAGCAGGATATCAGGCGGTTGATTGACTACCTTTCAACCCAGGTCAAGAAGGTCGGGGTGAAAATCGAGCTTATGAAGGAAGCCAAACCAGAACTGGTTCAGCAGCTAAACCCTGAGGTAGTGATTGTCGCAACCGGTGCTACCCCCTTGATTCCAGGAATCCCTGGGATAAGGGGCGGCAATGTATTCACCGCCGTGGACCTGCTTCTGGGCAAGAAAGAGGCGGGGGAAAGAGTGGTTGTGGCTGGGGGTGGCATCGTTGGCTGTGAGACCGCTGCCTATTTGGCCAGACAGGGCAAGAAGGTAACCGTTGTCGAAATGATGGCACAATTGGTACCAGAGGAGATGAACCCCATTAGTAGGATGGGGCTTATGAACCTGGTCAACGAGAGCAAGGTGGAAGTGTTAACCAATGCCCTGGTACAGGAAGTGACAAAAGAAAATGTTACTGTCAGCCTTGGTGACTCCAAGAGAGAATTGAGGGCCGACTCTGTAGTATTAGCCTTGGGCTTCAAGCCGGAGTCCAGACTTCGTGATGAACTGGAAGGTAAGGTGCCTGTGCTATTTGCTATCGGCGACTGTGTGGAGCCAAGGAGAATGTTAAGCGCTATCTGGGAAGGCTTTCATGTCTCTCGCTTGATTTAG